One window from the genome of Rhea pennata isolate bPtePen1 chromosome 16, bPtePen1.pri, whole genome shotgun sequence encodes:
- the LOC134147975 gene encoding WAP four-disulfide core domain protein 3-like, translating to MGSAMKPGLLMLLGLLALGSVCRPAAGNLLPGKRGECPLPKRTHETTCAAFCSSDEDCAGSQRCCSNGCGRECMLPQGAKAGFCPRLDPNWMTICLVECGSDSDCPGARKCCSMGCHVRCEQPVPAKPGVCPWRRVLYTFAPCTSTCDDDTDCPRREKCCFTGCSRGCLLPVRVRAQE from the exons ATGGGCAGCGCCATGAAGCCGGGTCTCCTGATGCTGCTGGGGCTCCTGGCCCTCGGGAGCGTGTGCCGGCCCGCGGCCGGGAATCTCCTCCCAG GGAAGCGCGGCGAGTGCCCCCTGCCCAAGCGGACCCACGAGACCACCTGTGCCGCCTTCTGCTCCTCGGACGAGGACTGCGCGGGCAGCCAGCGCTGCTGCAGCAACGGCTGCGGGCGGGAGTGCATGCTGCCCCAAGGAG CCAAGGCGGGCTTCTGCCCGCGCCTGGACCCCAACTGGATGACCATCTGCCTGGTGGAGTGCGGCAGCGACAGCGACTGCCCCGGCGCCAGGAAGTGCTGCAGCATGGGCTGCCACGTGCGGTGCGAGCAGCCTGTGCCAG CCAAGCCGGGCGTCTGCCCGTGGAGGAGGGTGCTGTACACCTTCGCCCCCTGCACCAGCACCTGCGACGACGACACCGACTGTCCCCGCCGCGAGAAGTGCTGCTTCACGGGCTGCAGCCGCGGCTGCCTGCTCCCGGTCAGAG TGAGAGCGCAGGAGTGA